Proteins co-encoded in one Balnearium lithotrophicum genomic window:
- a CDS encoding flagellar basal body P-ring protein FlgI: protein MVRILITLLLIISNVSFGAEVNVGTLVNVEGVRPNYLTGYGIVVGLNGSGDGTTSVFTLQSIANMLRRMGIYVDPKAVKTKNAAAVIVTAKLPPFAKPGMTFDVEVASLGDAKSIANGVLIRTPLMGADGKIYAFAQGPVSTGGGFSESNKGGKVQKNFPTAGIIPNGGIVERSVPFELNGQKTIVLTLNSPNFSLAYEIANVINKHFNMNLARAADSATIRVSFPPETDKVRFISEILNLKVKTNPEPTIVIYEKTGTVIMSGDVKIDPPVYVSHGNIYVSVTKTPVVSQPSPLSSGNTTVVQNVKTQVVEENGRIFSINSPSLKDLVEALNELGVSPGDLIAIIQAIKAAGKLHAKVIIM from the coding sequence GTGGTAAGAATCCTTATTACTCTTTTACTAATAATCTCTAATGTCTCATTTGGAGCAGAGGTAAATGTAGGAACGTTGGTAAACGTTGAAGGAGTGAGACCTAACTATCTAACCGGTTATGGAATCGTTGTTGGACTAAATGGAAGCGGAGATGGAACAACCAGTGTCTTCACTCTCCAAAGTATTGCCAACATGCTCAGGAGAATGGGAATATACGTTGACCCAAAGGCTGTAAAGACAAAAAATGCTGCTGCTGTCATAGTAACGGCTAAACTGCCTCCCTTTGCAAAGCCTGGAATGACCTTTGATGTAGAGGTAGCATCATTAGGAGATGCGAAGAGTATAGCCAACGGTGTCTTAATAAGGACTCCTTTAATGGGAGCAGACGGTAAAATCTATGCATTTGCTCAGGGTCCTGTCTCAACAGGAGGAGGATTCAGTGAATCAAACAAGGGAGGAAAAGTTCAAAAAAACTTTCCTACAGCAGGTATCATTCCCAACGGAGGAATTGTTGAAAGGTCGGTTCCATTTGAGTTGAACGGTCAAAAGACAATAGTCCTTACTCTTAACTCTCCTAACTTTTCCTTAGCCTACGAAATAGCCAATGTAATAAACAAGCACTTTAACATGAATTTGGCAAGAGCAGCAGATTCAGCTACTATAAGGGTTAGTTTTCCTCCTGAAACAGATAAGGTTCGTTTTATATCTGAAATTTTGAACTTAAAAGTCAAGACAAATCCAGAACCAACAATTGTAATTTATGAAAAGACCGGAACAGTTATTATGAGTGGGGATGTAAAAATAGACCCTCCAGTTTATGTTTCCCATGGGAACATTTACGTATCTGTGACTAAAACTCCCGTGGTTTCCCAACCTTCTCCCCTTTCAAGTGGAAATACTACGGTAGTTCAAAACGTTAAAACCCAAGTTGTTGAAGAGAACGGGCGAATATTCTCCATAAACTCTCCTTCTCTAAAGGACCTTGTTGAGGCTCTAAACGAATTAGGAGTCTCTCCTGGAGATTTAATAGCAATTATACAGGCAATTAAGGCAGCTGGAAAATTACATGCAAAAGTTATAATCATGTAG
- a CDS encoding flagellar basal body L-ring protein FlgH, with protein sequence MASCGTEKKEPVVFPKTPPPEVSKKEASPGSLFNGYDNLFSDPKAHNVGDVVTINVYENLSGSGSANTSSGKKSSYNINVNKPKFFGKPFPGKSKDPLVGFSTSPSESFSGKNSTSRNAKLIATISARVVKVYPNGDLFIVGEKTVKINDDVQVLRISGIVRPSDIGPDNTIPSSKIANMYVEYNGKGYFNETQRPGWLARLLSKIWPF encoded by the coding sequence GTGGCTTCCTGTGGAACGGAGAAGAAGGAACCTGTTGTTTTTCCCAAAACACCTCCTCCTGAAGTTAGCAAAAAGGAAGCCTCTCCAGGTTCTTTATTCAACGGTTACGATAACCTATTTTCTGACCCTAAAGCACACAACGTTGGTGATGTAGTAACAATTAATGTTTACGAAAATCTCTCCGGTTCCGGCTCGGCAAACACCTCTTCTGGGAAGAAGAGTTCCTACAACATTAATGTTAATAAACCTAAATTCTTTGGTAAGCCATTTCCAGGTAAGAGTAAAGATCCGTTAGTTGGATTCTCTACCTCTCCTTCTGAGTCCTTCTCAGGAAAAAACTCAACATCAAGAAATGCAAAGCTGATAGCAACCATATCTGCAAGGGTTGTTAAGGTCTATCCAAATGGAGACCTATTCATAGTTGGAGAGAAAACGGTAAAGATAAACGATGACGTTCAAGTTTTAAGAATTTCAGGAATTGTAAGACCAAGTGATATAGGTCCCGATAACACAATACCCTCTTCAAAGATCGCCAACATGTATGTTGAGTACAACGGGAAAGGTTACTTTAACGAAACTCAGAGGCCGGGATGGTTGGCAAGACTCCTATCAAAAATCTGGCCATTTTAG
- the flhA gene encoding flagellar biosynthesis protein FlhA, with product MKDTLSVYYLKILKYSDFVFVLLILAVLASLVLPIPPFLLDILLTFSITFSLIILMTTVYVKHPLELSSFPSLLLLATLLRLSLNVATTRRILLHGNEGPDAAGNVIKAFGQFVVGGNYIVGMVVFSILVVINYIVITKGTERISEVAARFTLDAMPGKQMSIDADLNAGLIDEKEARRRREEIAREADFYGAMDGASKFIRGDAVAGIIITLINIIGGLLIGIFQHGMSFSDAAKTFTLLTVGDGLVSQIPSLVTSTAAGLMVTRAAAETDLGHEIFKQLTQYYKPLFMGALTLAVIGIVPGMPTLPFELLAALVASVGYMVYKYETVKRIEEAEKKAKELLKQGKEEKKEEEFIVQPEPITLELGYSLIPYVDESQNGELVRKIKNLRKQLAKELGIVIPLVHIRDNLELKPNEYRILLKDIEVARGEVEPGMYLAIDTGGVRGKVEGKLTKEPTFGLTAYWISDKEKDKAKLLGYTVVDVPTVLVTHLSEVIKRHAHEIISRGDIKDLVTKLSRKYPIVRDMVPEPVSYGILTKVVQNLLREGVPVKDLLTIIEAIADNIEKTNDPDILTEFVRQALSRLITSLYAQNGTLTALSLSPEAENYILQKVKENNGYLPPLDPVFVQNLVKSIGQNIRKFVTQHLTPVILTSPAVRRYVRGIIEPYMPSIAVLSYSEIEPGVQLNIVGVVEGK from the coding sequence ATGAAGGATACACTTTCCGTTTACTACTTAAAAATTCTAAAGTATTCCGATTTTGTTTTTGTACTTCTTATACTGGCCGTTCTTGCCAGTCTGGTTCTTCCCATCCCTCCATTTTTGCTCGATATTTTGCTCACCTTTAGTATTACATTCTCTCTCATCATACTTATGACGACCGTTTATGTTAAACACCCCCTGGAGCTCTCCTCTTTTCCATCCCTACTTCTACTTGCAACTCTACTAAGATTGTCCCTAAACGTTGCCACAACAAGGAGAATCCTCCTTCACGGAAACGAAGGACCAGATGCTGCCGGTAATGTTATTAAAGCTTTTGGTCAGTTTGTAGTTGGGGGTAACTACATCGTTGGAATGGTTGTCTTTTCCATATTGGTTGTTATCAACTACATCGTTATTACAAAGGGAACTGAGAGAATTTCTGAAGTAGCTGCAAGGTTTACCCTTGATGCCATGCCTGGAAAACAGATGAGTATTGATGCAGACCTCAATGCAGGACTCATAGATGAAAAAGAAGCGAGAAGGAGAAGGGAAGAAATTGCAAGGGAGGCCGATTTCTACGGGGCAATGGACGGTGCCTCTAAATTTATTAGGGGTGATGCTGTAGCGGGAATAATAATTACCCTCATAAACATAATTGGAGGCCTTCTTATCGGTATATTTCAACATGGAATGAGCTTTTCTGATGCTGCAAAAACATTTACTCTCCTAACTGTAGGTGATGGGCTGGTTTCTCAGATTCCCTCCCTTGTGACTTCAACGGCTGCAGGACTTATGGTTACAAGGGCAGCAGCAGAAACAGACTTGGGACATGAAATATTCAAACAGCTTACTCAGTACTACAAGCCGTTGTTTATGGGAGCCCTTACTCTCGCTGTTATTGGCATTGTTCCCGGTATGCCGACTCTTCCTTTTGAGCTGCTTGCAGCACTTGTAGCGTCTGTTGGATACATGGTTTACAAGTACGAAACTGTAAAGAGAATTGAAGAAGCAGAGAAAAAAGCAAAGGAACTCCTCAAGCAGGGTAAGGAGGAGAAGAAGGAGGAAGAGTTCATTGTTCAACCGGAACCTATCACTCTGGAATTGGGTTATTCGTTAATTCCCTACGTTGATGAAAGTCAAAACGGCGAACTTGTAAGGAAAATTAAGAATTTAAGAAAGCAGCTTGCTAAGGAGTTGGGAATTGTTATTCCTCTTGTTCACATTAGGGACAACTTAGAATTGAAGCCTAACGAGTACAGAATCCTCCTAAAGGACATTGAAGTAGCCCGAGGTGAGGTTGAGCCTGGAATGTATCTGGCAATAGATACGGGGGGTGTGAGAGGGAAAGTAGAGGGTAAGTTAACGAAGGAACCAACTTTTGGTTTGACTGCGTATTGGATATCTGATAAAGAAAAGGATAAAGCAAAACTTTTAGGCTATACCGTTGTTGATGTTCCAACCGTTTTAGTTACACACCTCTCTGAAGTTATAAAGAGACATGCCCACGAAATTATAAGTAGAGGTGATATCAAAGACTTAGTTACGAAGCTTTCAAGAAAGTACCCTATTGTCAGGGATATGGTTCCCGAGCCGGTTTCCTATGGAATTTTGACGAAAGTGGTACAAAACTTACTTAGGGAAGGGGTCCCTGTAAAGGACTTACTTACAATTATAGAGGCCATTGCCGATAATATTGAGAAGACAAATGACCCAGATATACTAACAGAGTTTGTTCGCCAGGCTTTGTCTCGTTTAATTACCAGCTTGTACGCTCAAAATGGAACCTTAACTGCCCTATCCCTTTCTCCTGAAGCAGAAAATTACATACTACAAAAAGTAAAGGAAAACAACGGATATCTACCTCCTTTAGACCCTGTTTTTGTTCAAAATTTAGTTAAGAGCATTGGTCAAAATATTCGAAAGTTCGTAACACAACATCTCACTCCCGTTATTTTGACCTCTCCCGCTGTTAGAAGGTACGTTAGAGGTATAATTGAACCTTACATGCCGAGCATAGCTGTTCTTTCCTACAGTGAGATTGAACCAGGAGTTCAACTAAACATCGTTGGAGTTGTAGAAGGAAAATGA
- a CDS encoding AAA family ATPase, giving the protein MKTQVDNLLKLVKEKENRGYRKVLSFASGKGGVGKTTVSTSMAYVLANSFEKRVLLLDCDIGLGNTHILLGLTPEKNLKSVLKGASIEEVVQKVYNFDVVLGFSGIDSFDEIDSYEASNLVLQLERVIENYDYIIIDNSAGISRFTLSFCRASSETYVITTPEPTALTDAYAFIKSMNKIFNYNRFKIIVNMTSSRREGFDTFSRLESSVRKFLGFDIKLAGILPESSHVRSTLRRGSLVVKSYPSDQFSLEVKRIAQLDTGEVVKEEKESFIKRVLKFLKEGI; this is encoded by the coding sequence ATGAAAACCCAGGTAGACAATTTATTAAAGCTGGTTAAGGAAAAGGAGAATAGAGGGTACAGGAAAGTCCTCTCTTTTGCTAGTGGAAAGGGAGGTGTAGGTAAAACGACAGTTTCTACTTCAATGGCGTACGTTCTTGCTAATTCTTTTGAGAAAAGAGTTCTGCTTCTCGATTGTGATATAGGGTTGGGAAATACCCACATTCTTTTAGGTTTAACTCCAGAGAAGAATCTGAAATCTGTATTAAAAGGAGCCAGTATCGAGGAGGTAGTTCAAAAGGTCTATAACTTCGATGTTGTTTTAGGATTTTCAGGTATTGACTCGTTTGATGAAATAGACTCCTACGAGGCCTCAAATTTGGTTCTACAACTTGAAAGAGTAATTGAAAATTACGACTACATTATTATCGATAACTCTGCCGGTATATCGAGGTTTACTTTAAGTTTCTGTAGAGCATCTTCAGAAACTTACGTAATCACAACTCCAGAACCTACAGCCTTAACCGATGCTTATGCTTTTATCAAGAGCATGAACAAAATATTCAACTATAATAGGTTTAAAATTATAGTTAACATGACCTCAAGTAGAAGGGAGGGTTTTGATACATTTAGTCGTCTTGAATCATCTGTAAGGAAATTTCTTGGATTTGATATAAAACTTGCAGGTATTCTTCCTGAGTCCTCACATGTAAGAAGCACTCTTAGAAGAGGTTCCTTAGTAGTAAAAAGTTATCCCTCAGACCAGTTCTCCTTAGAAGTTAAAAGAATAGCTCAGTTAGATACTGGTGAAGTTGTAAAGGAGGAGAAGGAGAGTTTTATAAAAAGAGTCTTAAAATTTTTAAAAGAAGGGATTTAA
- a CDS encoding flagellar biosynthesis protein FlhF gives MSIKVYEGENLDELIERAKKELGDIEILYYEVEKKPSFIPFLRKKTYKLFVTKKEQKEKIEEDEIKKEIEELKNMLLSVSEEISKCSFQPVISYEELESRNVTQNLNEFTGDALELIDLLVKKGVDLEVAIELVKHSCGLDIETDKLDLSTATFREALIKGLEEILSFTGDLKISEGEKRVFAFLGPTGVGKTTNLFKLASKFVIEQQLKVGVISTDTFKVGAVQQARVYASILNVPFFVATDPKKLKEIVNNLENLDVILIDTVGRSHYDYFRLGEIKAILSGVGAPIENFLLISCNYDTREAMEVVNKYRSFFPIKYLFFTKIDETSQPGVLINVGYRSKLPVSYLSTGQRVPEDIRVLSPAIVADYLLGER, from the coding sequence ATGAGCATAAAGGTTTATGAGGGTGAAAACTTAGACGAACTTATAGAACGGGCAAAAAAAGAATTAGGTGATATAGAAATCCTGTACTATGAAGTTGAAAAGAAACCCTCCTTTATTCCCTTTTTGAGAAAGAAAACTTACAAGCTCTTTGTTACTAAAAAGGAACAAAAGGAGAAAATTGAAGAGGATGAGATAAAAAAAGAAATTGAAGAATTAAAAAATATGTTGCTATCTGTAAGTGAGGAAATTTCTAAGTGTTCTTTTCAGCCTGTTATTTCCTATGAGGAATTGGAAAGCAGAAATGTAACTCAAAATTTAAATGAATTTACAGGCGATGCTTTAGAACTTATAGATTTGCTTGTAAAAAAGGGTGTTGATTTAGAGGTCGCCATTGAATTGGTAAAACATTCATGTGGCTTAGATATTGAAACGGATAAACTCGACCTCAGTACTGCTACATTTAGAGAGGCTCTTATTAAGGGATTGGAGGAAATTCTCTCCTTTACTGGTGATTTAAAAATTTCTGAGGGGGAAAAAAGAGTATTTGCCTTTTTAGGTCCAACAGGTGTTGGTAAAACAACCAATTTGTTTAAACTTGCAAGTAAATTTGTAATAGAACAGCAGTTAAAGGTTGGGGTAATTAGTACAGATACTTTTAAAGTAGGAGCCGTTCAGCAAGCAAGGGTTTATGCTTCCATTTTGAACGTTCCGTTTTTTGTTGCAACTGACCCAAAGAAATTAAAGGAGATAGTAAATAATCTTGAGAACTTGGATGTAATTCTGATAGACACAGTAGGTAGAAGCCACTATGATTACTTTAGATTGGGAGAAATAAAAGCAATACTTTCTGGCGTTGGAGCCCCCATAGAAAACTTCCTTCTAATATCGTGTAATTATGATACTAGAGAGGCTATGGAAGTAGTCAATAAGTACAGAAGCTTTTTCCCTATAAAGTACCTTTTCTTCACAAAAATAGACGAAACTTCACAACCAGGGGTTCTTATTAACGTTGGGTATAGGTCTAAATTGCCAGTCTCTTATCTCAGTACAGGGCAGAGGGTTCCTGAGGATATAAGAGTTCTTTCCCCAGCTATTGTTGCAGACTACCTTTTAGGAGAAAGATGA
- a CDS encoding tetratricopeptide repeat protein — protein sequence MKYLFSCILSVLLLCSAHAVNIDKDYQIYKKGIRQYKIGSYSIALDYFLKLLKPDSKYYANALLMLSKTYYAIGRKTGNKKFFWQALNYLQLYFINLGNKALPWDYYYTKAKIYEALSFYEQALAVYRVAFLKAKTQKERIDTTIGIIRTALWSQRIDIVDEYFILVSTSPNLNSIQKREILFLKGLILFLKGNYEKALPYFFRLYKEFEEYLIDNPEYYFIVAEDIYRTGKLNLSEQVFRRIASLVKDPLVVRKSYIRLGDIELKKNNYKLAFIYYYSVIRDFPTSEEAEVARLKIIPLMDIPVVKYRALLSKDPAFENPISYITKVLVNYRTTYVGIYALSDFGYLVFKLGAPKNIFDRLTWEVSLIFPEQVKFEQKEFLKRLWEPYLLKLPSEKMCLLYRSNPRFFQFTFDKNILIKIEKDLKACNQRKLRIELLKFILNKWKKDSDRLLLAEALFEDKDFQEAIEVLKKVKNKNLCLYIVLKDKIEIILGNNLNIDTKRLRFCEKRFPTDVNSILIYYNSVKNNFNNAYKILKLNKGILDEYQNDIITKMSILKFLELSLQNDNYLAVFSVSKSLIKKGYKDCLIGSFYTISSTRLGKLDDARRGYALIKGCVDNMAIVSRTAYEDLLLEENNGNL from the coding sequence TTGAAATACCTGTTTTCCTGCATCTTAAGCGTTTTACTGCTGTGTTCTGCTCATGCAGTTAATATTGATAAGGATTATCAAATTTATAAAAAGGGTATAAGACAGTATAAAATAGGTTCCTATTCTATTGCATTAGATTATTTTCTCAAGCTATTAAAGCCAGATTCTAAATACTACGCAAATGCCCTTCTAATGCTTTCAAAAACCTATTATGCAATTGGTAGAAAGACGGGAAATAAGAAATTTTTCTGGCAAGCTTTAAACTACCTTCAGCTTTATTTTATAAATTTAGGCAATAAAGCTTTACCTTGGGACTACTACTATACCAAGGCGAAAATATATGAAGCCCTTTCCTTTTACGAACAGGCATTAGCAGTTTATAGGGTTGCTTTTCTTAAGGCAAAAACTCAGAAGGAAAGAATCGATACTACAATAGGAATCATCAGAACAGCTCTGTGGAGCCAAAGAATAGATATAGTGGATGAGTATTTTATACTAGTTTCGACCTCTCCTAATTTAAACAGTATTCAAAAAAGGGAGATTCTATTTTTAAAGGGGTTGATTCTCTTTTTAAAGGGGAACTATGAAAAAGCTCTTCCTTACTTCTTTAGGTTATACAAGGAATTTGAAGAATATTTAATAGACAATCCAGAGTACTACTTTATAGTAGCTGAGGATATATATAGAACAGGGAAACTTAATCTCTCTGAACAAGTTTTTAGAAGAATCGCTTCTTTGGTTAAAGACCCGCTAGTTGTTAGAAAGAGCTATATACGTTTAGGTGATATAGAGTTAAAGAAAAACAACTATAAATTGGCATTTATTTATTACTATTCCGTAATTAGGGATTTTCCTACAAGTGAAGAAGCAGAAGTAGCAAGATTAAAGATTATTCCTTTAATGGATATTCCTGTTGTAAAGTACAGAGCTCTTCTTTCAAAGGACCCTGCTTTTGAAAATCCCATTTCCTATATAACGAAAGTCCTTGTTAACTATAGAACTACTTACGTTGGAATATACGCTTTGTCAGATTTTGGTTATTTAGTTTTTAAACTTGGAGCTCCCAAAAACATATTCGATAGGTTAACCTGGGAAGTTTCCCTCATTTTCCCTGAGCAAGTTAAGTTCGAACAAAAAGAATTTCTGAAAAGACTCTGGGAACCCTATTTGTTAAAACTTCCTTCAGAAAAGATGTGTCTGTTGTATCGTTCTAATCCCCGATTTTTCCAATTTACTTTTGATAAAAATATTTTAATAAAAATAGAAAAGGATTTAAAAGCTTGTAATCAAAGGAAATTACGAATAGAGCTTCTTAAATTCATTTTAAATAAGTGGAAAAAGGACAGTGATAGACTGCTTTTGGCCGAAGCTTTATTTGAGGACAAGGATTTTCAAGAGGCCATAGAAGTTTTAAAGAAAGTTAAAAATAAAAATTTATGCTTGTACATAGTATTAAAAGACAAGATTGAGATTATTCTTGGAAATAACCTAAATATAGACACTAAAAGACTGAGGTTTTGTGAAAAAAGATTTCCAACTGACGTTAATTCAATTTTAATTTATTACAATTCTGTTAAGAATAATTTTAATAACGCCTATAAAATTTTAAAATTAAATAAAGGTATTTTAGATGAGTATCAAAATGATATTATTACAAAGATGTCTATTCTGAAATTTTTAGAGTTGTCCCTCCAAAATGATAATTACTTAGCTGTTTTTTCTGTTTCTAAAAGTTTAATAAAGAAGGGATATAAGGATTGTCTTATCGGAAGTTTTTATACAATATCATCAACGAGACTCGGGAAACTTGACGATGCACGTAGGGGGTATGCTTTGATAAAGGGGTGTGTAGATAATATGGCAATTGTTTCAAGGACAGCCTACGAAGACTTATTATTGGAGGAAAACAATGGAAATCTTTAA
- a CDS encoding flagellar biosynthesis protein FlgJ yields the protein MKVNIPVYWDLNEIHNRKNLKFAVSQFEVYLVREYLKEAKKSIPDGLLGTFSSSMYYDLFNMELSQIIGDSLGRNFETFFEKAINTYTKLGSK from the coding sequence TTGAAGGTAAATATTCCGGTATACTGGGATTTAAATGAAATTCATAATAGAAAAAATTTGAAGTTTGCAGTCTCACAGTTTGAGGTTTATCTTGTTCGTGAGTACTTAAAGGAAGCAAAAAAATCAATCCCTGATGGGTTATTGGGTACTTTCTCCTCTTCCATGTACTACGACCTTTTCAACATGGAGCTCTCCCAAATTATTGGTGATTCTTTAGGAAGAAATTTTGAAACTTTTTTCGAAAAGGCTATCAATACCTACACAAAGTTGGGAAGTAAATGA
- a CDS encoding sigma-70 family RNA polymerase sigma factor codes for MYRRTKTKKEIVLENLPLVKKIAGSIYRRIPEGIIDFDELVNTGVIGLIKAVENYNEKKSSFSTYAYIKIRGEILDYLRKLDPLPRNIRNKIKKSDWNEIKDEVSFFISIERELFNGSDTLKIKDTLVSSVINPETDLIKKELTALLSRAIGELSEREQLVLQLLFVEELDLKSVAEILGVTVSRVSQIKAGALKKLKDIFKTLV; via the coding sequence ATGTATAGAAGGACAAAGACAAAGAAAGAAATTGTTTTAGAGAATCTTCCTTTAGTAAAGAAAATAGCAGGTTCTATCTATAGGAGAATTCCGGAAGGAATTATCGATTTTGATGAGCTTGTTAACACTGGAGTTATAGGTCTAATAAAGGCGGTAGAAAATTACAATGAGAAGAAGTCCAGCTTTTCCACTTATGCTTACATAAAAATTAGAGGCGAAATTTTAGACTATTTAAGGAAGCTTGACCCCCTTCCTAGAAACATTAGAAATAAAATAAAAAAATCTGATTGGAATGAGATAAAGGACGAAGTTTCCTTCTTTATATCTATAGAGAGAGAACTCTTTAATGGTTCTGATACCTTAAAAATTAAGGATACATTAGTTTCTAGTGTTATAAATCCTGAAACTGACCTCATAAAAAAGGAATTGACAGCGTTACTTTCAAGGGCTATTGGGGAATTATCAGAGAGGGAACAGCTGGTTCTTCAACTTCTGTTTGTTGAGGAACTTGATTTGAAGTCAGTTGCTGAAATTTTAGGAGTTACCGTCTCGAGGGTTTCTCAAATTAAGGCCGGAGCTCTTAAAAAGCTAAAGGATATTTTTAAGACTTTGGTATAA
- the flgG gene encoding flagellar basal-body rod protein FlgG: protein MLRALWTSASGMEAQQTNLDVISNNIANVNTVGFKRSRANFEDLIYQDIRDPGVMSSDENRVPSGIQIGLGVKLSDVSKIFTQGSLIKTDKPLDIAIQGHGFFKIELPGGGEAYTRAGNFQLDDEGYVVTPEGYKLYPNIQISSPETVVSISISPNGKVYVVRNTGGEQVTEEVGQIKLYRFMNPAGLKALGGNLFAKTDASGEPIEGDPNTDGFGKLTQGFLEASNVNIVEEMVNLIVAQRAYEINSKGILTADEMLRTVANLKS from the coding sequence ATGCTTAGAGCTCTCTGGACATCAGCATCGGGAATGGAGGCTCAACAGACAAATTTAGACGTTATATCCAACAACATAGCTAACGTTAATACGGTGGGATTTAAAAGGTCAAGGGCGAATTTTGAGGATTTAATATATCAAGATATTAGAGACCCTGGAGTTATGAGTTCAGATGAGAACAGGGTCCCCTCAGGAATACAGATTGGTTTAGGTGTGAAACTTTCCGATGTGAGTAAGATTTTTACTCAGGGTAGTCTCATAAAAACAGATAAACCATTGGACATAGCAATACAGGGACATGGATTTTTCAAAATAGAACTTCCCGGAGGAGGGGAAGCCTATACGAGAGCTGGAAACTTCCAGCTTGACGATGAGGGCTACGTTGTAACTCCTGAGGGGTACAAACTCTATCCAAACATTCAAATTTCCTCTCCTGAAACTGTTGTTAGCATATCCATATCTCCAAATGGAAAGGTTTACGTTGTTAGAAACACCGGTGGAGAGCAGGTAACTGAAGAGGTAGGCCAGATTAAACTTTACAGGTTCATGAATCCAGCTGGATTGAAGGCCTTGGGTGGCAATTTATTTGCAAAAACTGACGCCTCAGGTGAACCTATTGAGGGAGACCCTAATACGGACGGTTTTGGTAAATTAACCCAGGGTTTCCTCGAAGCTTCCAACGTTAACATTGTAGAAGAGATGGTTAACTTGATAGTCGCTCAAAGAGCTTATGAAATTAATTCAAAGGGAATACTCACGGCAGATGAAATGCTTAGAACAGTTGCTAACCTTAAGTCGTAG
- the flgA gene encoding flagellar basal body P-ring formation chaperone FlgA produces MKLIQREYSRQMKCLEQLLTLSRSFFAILALIFSFSLCYGAEIELKSKVTVSSNYVTLGDIAHIKGSNFEKKLLSEIKIGNVGICSRRTLSKEEIAKRIANFLRKNGVSFREIRITGTDYTTIKSLCVEIDKEHIRKLVEDFIKKNYSKYEVISVPGLSVKLPTNNYKEKLILDSLSDRYARFIYEIYTNGNRFKKFWIPVRIEKKVKVVVAVKPIPRGSKIDPQDVAVREVRKSRARGGTDNLKAIVGATARRDILPGEVIKERDITPNFAVRKNLPVKVVYRRGSLRIELLGIANQDGLIGDIIKVRNPSTGKVILCRVIGNGLVEFVSD; encoded by the coding sequence ATGAAATTAATTCAAAGGGAATACTCACGGCAGATGAAATGCTTAGAACAGTTGCTAACCTTAAGTCGTAGTTTCTTCGCTATCTTAGCACTTATTTTTTCCTTCTCCTTATGTTATGGAGCTGAAATAGAGCTTAAAAGTAAAGTTACTGTAAGTTCAAATTATGTAACTTTAGGGGATATCGCTCATATTAAGGGAAGCAATTTTGAGAAAAAACTACTCTCTGAAATTAAAATAGGAAATGTTGGAATTTGTAGCAGAAGAACTTTATCAAAGGAGGAGATAGCTAAGCGGATTGCAAATTTTTTAAGGAAGAATGGAGTTTCCTTTAGAGAAATTCGTATTACAGGGACGGATTATACAACTATAAAATCCCTATGTGTTGAAATTGATAAGGAACATATTAGGAAATTAGTAGAAGATTTCATAAAAAAGAACTACTCTAAATATGAGGTTATTTCTGTACCGGGACTGAGTGTTAAACTACCCACCAATAACTATAAGGAGAAACTGATACTTGACTCTCTATCTGACAGATATGCGAGATTCATTTATGAAATTTACACTAACGGTAATCGATTTAAAAAATTCTGGATACCAGTCAGAATTGAAAAAAAAGTAAAGGTAGTAGTTGCTGTTAAACCTATTCCAAGGGGAAGTAAAATTGACCCTCAAGATGTAGCAGTTAGGGAAGTAAGGAAAAGTAGGGCAAGAGGAGGAACAGATAATTTAAAAGCTATTGTAGGAGCAACAGCAAGGAGGGATATTCTCCCTGGCGAAGTCATAAAGGAGAGGGACATTACACCTAACTTTGCCGTTAGGAAGAACCTTCCTGTTAAGGTTGTTTATAGAAGGGGGAGTTTAAGGATAGAGCTCCTTGGAATAGCCAATCAGGATGGCCTTATAGGGGATATAATTAAAGTCAGAAATCCATCTACTGGAAAAGTGATACTATGCAGGGTAATTGGAAATGGCTTAGTAGAATTTGTATCGGATTAG